The following proteins are co-located in the Malus sylvestris chromosome 13, drMalSylv7.2, whole genome shotgun sequence genome:
- the LOC126597440 gene encoding probable magnesium transporter NIPA2 isoform X1, translating into MGLSPDNIHGLTLAVSSSIFIGTSFIIKKKGLKKAGTTGTRAGLGGYTYLYEPLWWAGMIAMIVGEIANFAAYAFAPAILVTPLGALSIIVSAVLAHFVLEEKLHIFGVLGCVLCVVGSTSIVLHAPQETPIHSVKQVWQHATQPGFIIYTCIVLILVAVLIFWYVPRYGHTHMIVYVGICSLMGSLTVMSVKAVGIALKLTFSGTNQFKYFETWFFVLVLAVCCLFQVNYLNKALDTFNTAVISPVYYVMFTTFTILASVILFKDGVSQNGSQIVTELCGFITILSGTFLLHKTKDMGDDSPKEPLVVQSPSHVDSPTNSR; encoded by the exons ATGGGATTATCGCCTGACAATATTCATGGACTCACTCTCGCGGTTTCTTCAAGCATTTTTATTGGCACTAGTTTTATCATCAAGAAGAAAGGTCTTAAAAAAGCCGGCACTACTGGAACCAGAGCAG GATTAGGAGGATATACGTACTTGTATGAACCCTTGTGGTGGGCTGGGATGATAGCAA TGATTGTTGGGGAGATTGCTAACTTTGCTGCTTATGCGTTTGCTCCAGCGATTCTCGTAACTCCCTTGGGAGCTTTAAGTATTATTGTCAG TGCAGTGCTTGCTCATTTTGTTTTGGAGGAAAAATTGCATATCTTTGGTGTGCTTGGTTGCGTTCTTTGCGTGGTGGGTTCTACAAGTATTGTATTGCATGCTCCACAAGAGACACCGATACATTCTGTTAAGCAAGTGTGGCAGCATGCTACGCAGCCAG GTTTCATCATCTACACATGTATAGTATTGATTCTGGTTGCTGTCCTCATTTTCTGGTATGTGCCACGCTATGGGCATACCCACATGATCGTATATGTTGGTATTTGttcactcatgggatctcttacG GTTATGAGTGTGAAAGCAGTGGGAATAGCTTTGAAGCTGACATTTTCCGGAACAAATCAATTTAAATACTTCGAGACTTGGTTTTTTGTGTTGGTACTGGCGGTATGCTGTCTTTTTCAGGTCAACTACTTAAACAAG GCTCTTGACACGTTTAACACTGCCGTTATATCTCCAGTCTACTACGTTATGTTTACAACATTCACCATTCTTGCCAGTGTGATCTTGTTTAAG GACGGGGTGTCACAAAATGGATCACAGATAGTGACTGAACTGTGTGGTTTCATCACTATATTATCCGGTACATTTCTccttcacaaaacaaaggacaTGGGAGATGACTCGCCTAAGGAACCCCTCGTCGTGCAAAGTCCGAGCCATGTGGATTCCCCCACGAATTCCCGATAG
- the LOC126597440 gene encoding probable magnesium transporter NIPA2 isoform X2 has product MGLSPDNIHGLTLAVSSSIFIGTSFIIKKKGLKKAGTTGTRAGLGGYTYLYEPLWWAGMIAMIVGEIANFAAYAFAPAILVTPLGALSIIVSAVLAHFVLEEKLHIFGVLGCVLCVVGSTSIVLHAPQETPIHSVKQVWQHATQPGFIIYTCIVLILVAVLIFWYVPRYGHTHMIVYVMSVKAVGIALKLTFSGTNQFKYFETWFFVLVLAVCCLFQVNYLNKALDTFNTAVISPVYYVMFTTFTILASVILFKDGVSQNGSQIVTELCGFITILSGTFLLHKTKDMGDDSPKEPLVVQSPSHVDSPTNSR; this is encoded by the exons ATGGGATTATCGCCTGACAATATTCATGGACTCACTCTCGCGGTTTCTTCAAGCATTTTTATTGGCACTAGTTTTATCATCAAGAAGAAAGGTCTTAAAAAAGCCGGCACTACTGGAACCAGAGCAG GATTAGGAGGATATACGTACTTGTATGAACCCTTGTGGTGGGCTGGGATGATAGCAA TGATTGTTGGGGAGATTGCTAACTTTGCTGCTTATGCGTTTGCTCCAGCGATTCTCGTAACTCCCTTGGGAGCTTTAAGTATTATTGTCAG TGCAGTGCTTGCTCATTTTGTTTTGGAGGAAAAATTGCATATCTTTGGTGTGCTTGGTTGCGTTCTTTGCGTGGTGGGTTCTACAAGTATTGTATTGCATGCTCCACAAGAGACACCGATACATTCTGTTAAGCAAGTGTGGCAGCATGCTACGCAGCCAG GTTTCATCATCTACACATGTATAGTATTGATTCTGGTTGCTGTCCTCATTTTCTGGTATGTGCCACGCTATGGGCATACCCACATGATCGTATAT GTTATGAGTGTGAAAGCAGTGGGAATAGCTTTGAAGCTGACATTTTCCGGAACAAATCAATTTAAATACTTCGAGACTTGGTTTTTTGTGTTGGTACTGGCGGTATGCTGTCTTTTTCAGGTCAACTACTTAAACAAG GCTCTTGACACGTTTAACACTGCCGTTATATCTCCAGTCTACTACGTTATGTTTACAACATTCACCATTCTTGCCAGTGTGATCTTGTTTAAG GACGGGGTGTCACAAAATGGATCACAGATAGTGACTGAACTGTGTGGTTTCATCACTATATTATCCGGTACATTTCTccttcacaaaacaaaggacaTGGGAGATGACTCGCCTAAGGAACCCCTCGTCGTGCAAAGTCCGAGCCATGTGGATTCCCCCACGAATTCCCGATAG